In Rhodothermales bacterium, a single window of DNA contains:
- a CDS encoding SMP-30/gluconolactonase/LRE family protein — protein MKSVRSVLIASSLFFFIGCQPAAEPVTPTAAPESAYETVGSIERADPRLDAVVPADATLEVLADGFAWSEGPVWVPSMGAVLFSDIPNNTIHSWSEDEGLGVYLRPAGFNLENPPGEELGTNGLFLDADGLLLMANHGLRGITRLDTANFTHKILVDRYEGKRLNSPNDLVLRANGDIFFTDPSYGLEGREESPIRELDFNGVYRLTPNGTLSVVTRAFQNPNGIGLSPDQTILYVAQSNGQEPVIRAYDIQADGSATNERIFFDASELNAETGRRGGFDGFVVDAAGNIFTSGPGGVLVLTPQGEYLGTLLTGQATSNATFGGDGSDLFITADRYLLRVRTSTRGIGF, from the coding sequence ATGAAATCCGTTCGTTCGGTTCTGATCGCCAGTTCTCTGTTCTTCTTCATCGGGTGCCAGCCGGCCGCCGAACCCGTAACTCCTACCGCGGCGCCCGAAAGCGCTTACGAGACGGTAGGCAGCATCGAGCGGGCCGATCCGCGGCTCGACGCCGTCGTGCCGGCGGATGCGACGCTAGAGGTGCTGGCGGACGGATTCGCGTGGTCTGAAGGGCCGGTCTGGGTGCCATCGATGGGCGCGGTGCTGTTTTCGGACATCCCCAACAACACCATCCATAGCTGGAGCGAGGACGAAGGTCTCGGGGTGTACCTCCGGCCGGCCGGCTTTAATCTCGAAAATCCTCCCGGGGAAGAGCTGGGCACCAACGGGCTGTTCCTGGATGCGGACGGCCTGCTGCTGATGGCCAACCACGGCCTGCGCGGAATCACCCGGCTGGACACGGCCAATTTCACCCACAAGATCCTCGTCGATCGATACGAAGGCAAGCGGCTCAACAGCCCGAACGACCTTGTGCTTCGGGCCAACGGCGACATCTTCTTCACCGACCCGTCGTATGGCCTGGAAGGGCGGGAAGAGAGCCCGATTCGTGAGCTGGACTTCAACGGGGTCTACCGTCTTACGCCGAACGGTACGCTTAGCGTGGTCACCAGAGCTTTCCAGAATCCGAACGGAATCGGGCTCTCTCCGGACCAGACGATCCTGTACGTCGCCCAGTCGAACGGCCAGGAGCCTGTCATAAGGGCGTACGACATCCAGGCCGATGGGTCCGCGACCAACGAGCGTATCTTCTTCGACGCCTCGGAGCTGAATGCCGAGACCGGCCGGCGCGGTGGGTTCGACGGGTTCGTGGTGGACGCCGCCGGCAACATCTTTACGTCTGGCCCCGGCGGTGTGCTCGTGTTGACGCCGCAGGGCGAATACCTGGGCACGTTGCTCACCGGGCAGGCCACGTCGAATGCCACGTTCGGCGGGGACGGCTCCGATTTATTTATCACGGCCGATCGGTATCTCCTGCGCGTGCGGACAAGCACCCGCGGGATCGGTTTCTAG
- a CDS encoding redoxin domain-containing protein: protein MKLLYRTRAAIGRLTLGLMALTTIAAIGVDDYETLKVGQKAPAFSLPGTDGETYTLDSFSDAEVLVMIFTCNHCPTAQAYEERMKQLVVDYQDRGVAVVAVSPNDPASVRLDELGYTDLSDSFEEMQIRAADMAYNFPYLYDGETQEMSKAYGPVATPHVFVFDRDRVLQYIGRIDDEERIGKAKTHDLRDALEAMLAGRPVANATTKTFGCSVKWADKTGDVQRAVKRWQEEPVSVETITIEGVKDLMKNDTNKLRVINIWATWCGPCVTEMPEFVDINRMYRGRRFELITISMDGPELAEDVLDVLKRNHVSSKNYHFANEDAYALIEALDPEWPGPIPYTVLIKPGGEIVFRQLSKIDPLELKREIVNHVGRYYD from the coding sequence ATGAAACTACTCTACAGAACCCGCGCCGCGATCGGTCGGCTAACCCTGGGGCTAATGGCCCTGACGACGATCGCCGCGATTGGCGTGGACGACTACGAAACGCTGAAAGTAGGCCAGAAAGCGCCGGCGTTTAGCCTGCCCGGCACCGACGGCGAAACCTATACCCTCGATAGTTTTTCGGACGCGGAAGTCCTGGTGATGATCTTCACCTGCAACCACTGCCCGACGGCCCAGGCGTATGAGGAGCGGATGAAGCAATTAGTAGTCGACTATCAGGATCGCGGCGTGGCTGTCGTGGCCGTTTCCCCGAACGATCCGGCGTCCGTCCGGCTCGATGAACTGGGCTATACGGACCTCAGCGACTCCTTCGAGGAAATGCAGATTCGGGCGGCGGACATGGCCTACAATTTCCCGTACCTGTACGACGGCGAGACACAGGAAATGTCCAAAGCCTACGGCCCGGTGGCGACGCCTCATGTGTTTGTGTTCGACCGAGACCGCGTGCTCCAATATATCGGCCGCATCGACGACGAGGAGCGGATTGGGAAGGCAAAAACCCATGACCTGCGCGATGCGCTGGAGGCGATGCTCGCCGGGAGGCCCGTCGCCAACGCAACGACCAAAACGTTTGGTTGCTCGGTGAAATGGGCGGACAAAACCGGCGACGTCCAGCGCGCCGTGAAGCGGTGGCAGGAAGAACCCGTGTCGGTCGAGACCATTACCATCGAAGGCGTCAAGGACCTCATGAAAAACGACACCAACAAGCTCCGTGTGATCAACATCTGGGCGACGTGGTGCGGGCCGTGTGTGACCGAGATGCCCGAATTCGTGGACATCAACCGGATGTACCGCGGACGCCGGTTCGAACTGATCACCATCAGTATGGACGGCCCCGAGCTGGCGGAAGACGTGCTGGACGTCTTGAAACGTAACCACGTGTCGTCCAAGAATTACCACTTCGCCAACGAGGACGCGTATGCGCTCATCGAGGCGCTGGACCCCGAATGGCCGGGCCCGATTCCGTACACCGTGCTCATCAAGCCGGGTGGCGAAATCGTCTTCC
- the ilvD gene encoding dihydroxy-acid dehydratase has protein sequence MPSINRHSQTITQPKSQGASQAMLYATGMSEADMQKAQVGIASVWFEGNPCNMHLLDLSAAVREGVEAAGMIGMRFNTIGVSDGISMGTDGMSYSLQSRDLIADSIETIMGGQWYDGLIAIPGCDKNMPGCVMAMGRLDRPALMIYGGTIQPGFSKKGEKLDIVSAFQSYGAYLSGKIDEAERQHIVRCSIPGAGACGGMYTANTMASAIEAMGLSLPFSSSLPAIDLRKIDECRSAGLALKAMLEQGLTPRKIVTRASFENAMRVVLVTGGSTNAVLHLLAMAHAFDIAWTLEDMQRLSDETPFLADLKPSGQYVMQDLNDIGGIPAVMKLLLEAGMLHGDAMTVTGKTIAENLADAPALPAGQPIIRPISNPIKATGHIYILRGNLAPGGSVGKITGKEGLVFTGPARVFDREEAMLRGLEQGKIQAGDVVVIRFEGPKGGPGMPEMLTPTSALMGAGLGSSVALITDGRFSGGSHGFIIGHVVPEAQEGGPIALLKDGDVVTIDADAKSISVAVSAEEMARRRAAWIAPPLPATRGTLYKYIKNVSDASHGCVTDG, from the coding sequence ATGCCTTCCATCAACCGCCACTCCCAAACCATCACCCAGCCCAAGTCCCAGGGCGCCTCGCAGGCCATGCTCTACGCCACCGGGATGTCCGAGGCCGACATGCAGAAGGCCCAGGTGGGCATCGCGTCGGTCTGGTTCGAGGGGAACCCGTGTAACATGCACTTGCTGGACCTCTCCGCCGCGGTGCGCGAGGGGGTCGAGGCGGCCGGCATGATCGGGATGCGGTTCAACACGATCGGCGTGTCGGACGGGATTTCGATGGGTACGGACGGGATGTCGTACAGCCTCCAGTCGCGCGACCTCATCGCGGATTCGATCGAGACGATCATGGGAGGCCAGTGGTACGACGGGCTGATCGCGATCCCGGGGTGCGACAAAAATATGCCGGGATGTGTGATGGCGATGGGCCGGCTGGACCGCCCCGCGCTCATGATCTACGGCGGCACCATCCAGCCCGGGTTCTCCAAAAAGGGGGAAAAACTGGATATCGTGAGCGCCTTCCAGAGTTACGGCGCCTATCTGTCGGGCAAGATCGACGAGGCCGAACGCCAGCACATCGTCCGCTGCTCGATCCCGGGCGCCGGCGCCTGCGGCGGGATGTACACCGCCAACACGATGGCCTCGGCCATCGAGGCGATGGGGCTTTCGCTGCCGTTCAGCTCCAGCCTGCCGGCCATCGACCTCCGCAAAATCGACGAATGCCGCTCGGCAGGGCTCGCCCTCAAGGCGATGCTCGAACAGGGCCTCACCCCCCGCAAAATCGTCACCCGCGCCTCGTTCGAAAACGCGATGCGGGTGGTGCTCGTCACGGGCGGGTCGACCAACGCGGTCCTCCACCTCCTGGCCATGGCGCACGCGTTCGATATCGCCTGGACGCTGGAAGATATGCAGCGCCTCTCCGACGAAACGCCGTTCCTGGCGGATCTCAAGCCAAGCGGGCAATACGTCATGCAGGACCTGAACGACATCGGCGGGATCCCGGCGGTGATGAAGCTCCTCCTCGAAGCCGGCATGTTGCATGGCGACGCAATGACGGTGACGGGTAAAACCATCGCCGAAAATCTGGCCGACGCGCCGGCGCTGCCGGCCGGCCAGCCGATCATTCGCCCGATCTCCAACCCCATCAAGGCCACCGGCCACATCTACATCCTCCGCGGCAACCTCGCCCCCGGCGGCTCGGTGGGGAAAATCACCGGAAAAGAAGGCCTGGTGTTCACCGGCCCCGCCCGGGTGTTCGACCGCGAGGAGGCCATGCTCCGCGGCCTCGAACAGGGGAAGATCCAGGCCGGCGATGTCGTCGTCATCCGCTTCGAGGGCCCGAAAGGGGGTCCGGGCATGCCGGAAATGTTGACGCCCACCTCCGCCCTCATGGGCGCCGGCCTGGGCAGCAGCGTCGCCCTCATCACCGACGGCCGCTTCAGCGGCGGCAGCCACGGATTTATCATCGGCCACGTCGTCCCGGAGGCGCAGGAGGGCGGCCCCATCGCATTGCTGAAGGATGGCGACGTCGTGACGATCGACGCCGACGCGAAGTCGATCTCCGTCGCTGTTTCGGCTGAGGAGATGGCCCGCCGCCGCGCCGCCTGGATCGCCCCGCCCCTGCCCGCCACCCGCGGGACGTTGTACAAGTACATCAAAAATGTCAGCGACGCCTCGCACGGGTGCGTGACGGATGGGTGA